In Halarcobacter bivalviorum, a genomic segment contains:
- the rpsT gene encoding 30S ribosomal protein S20 has product MANHKSAEKRARQTKIRTERNRFYKTRIKNVTKNVVAAIEAADKDKAVEAMKAANKYIHHCVSKGILKKGTAARKVSRLQVQVNAI; this is encoded by the coding sequence ATGGCAAATCATAAATCTGCTGAGAAAAGAGCAAGACAAACAAAAATTAGAACTGAAAGAAACAGATTCTATAAAACAAGAATCAAAAATGTTACTAAAAATGTAGTAGCTGCAATTGAAGCTGCGGATAAAGATAAAGCAGTTGAAGCTATGAAAGCGGCAAATAAATACATTCACCATTGTGTTTCTAAAGGTATCCTAAAAAAAGGTACTGCTGCTAGAAAAGTATCAAGATTACAAGTACAAGTTAACGCTATATAA